From the Clarias gariepinus isolate MV-2021 ecotype Netherlands chromosome 3, CGAR_prim_01v2, whole genome shotgun sequence genome, one window contains:
- the LOC128518471 gene encoding sterile alpha motif domain-containing protein 14-like, giving the protein MQLDETDSVFADLNSAIPETELLDNSIQKSRAPLPLKSRRNRPSRSRLTDSLSSTEGDEVPDTRSADTPLHSAPLPSFLRDSTLTPELLLSSFDSALARRSPEDPKTHRYRQLTNTTSHDALLPPAPPSPCRSCPETSPVHFRRSRRPDSEVLVSDDSQDDNLTESDSPTVVLDKKTKRRFLDLGVTLRRSYVRVKKDNAKRFSLGSRELCENSSRHSGSFVPFSWFSDSHRSSSTSSSPRMVTHSRSPSKSDSQESAFSDEFSPKSPLAPSESRASHHPYQTLSQSSDERADEPQCVARSWSTQQVCDWLRSLNMEQYVPEFRDKDVDGELLLQMDGTKLKALGVLNSSDRSVLKRRIKAIHTAAEKERKALDKLEKQREKQRKKDQEQRKS; this is encoded by the exons ATGCAGCTTGATGAAACAGACAGCGTTTTTG CTGATCTGAACTCGGCGATCCCCGAGACTGAGCTGCTGGACAACAGCATACAAAAGAGTCGCGCACCACTACCACTAAAGAGCAGGAGGAACCGACCGTCACGCTCCCGTCTCACTGATAGCCTGAGCTCTACTGAGGGGGACGAAGTGCCTGACACCAGG TCTGCCGACACGCCCCTCCATTCAGCACCACTGCCCTCGTTCCTCCGTGACTCTACTCTCACTCCAGagctcctcctctcctcttttgACTCCGCCCTTGCACGCCGGTCTCCAGAGGACCCCAAAACTCACCGTTACCGTCAGCTCACTAACACCACCTCCCATGATGCACTGCTGCCCCCAGCCCCACCCTCCCCCTGCAGGTCGTGTCCTGAAACCTCCCCTGTGCACTTCCGCAGGAGTCGGCGACCTGACAGTGAAG TGTTGGTGTCAGATGACAGTCAAGATGATAATTTGACTGAGTCCGACAGTCCCACTGTGGTTCTGGATAAAAAGACCAAACGGAGGTTTCTGGATTTGGG ggtgaCTCTGCGTCGATCATATGTTAGAGTAAAGAAAGATAACGCAAAAAGATTTTCCCTGGGAAGCCG aGAGCTGTGTGAGAACTCATCCCGCCATTCAGGATCATTTGTGCCTTTCTCCTGGTTTTCCGACAGTCATCGTTCCTCCTCCACGTCCTCATCTCCACGCATGGTGACTCACTCCCGCAGCCCGAGCAAATCCGACTCTCAG GAGTCAGCCTTCAGTGATGAGTTTTCTCCTAAAAGTCCCCTGGCTCCCTCTGAATCTCGCGCCTCTCATCATCCCTACCAGACCCTGTCCCAGTCTTCAGACGAG CGTGCAGACGAGCCTCAATGTGTAGCGAGATCATGGAGCACACAGCAGGTGTGTGATTGGTTAAGGAGTTTAAACATGGAGCAGTATGTCCCTGAGTTCAGGGACAAAGACGTGGATGGAGAACTCCTGCTGCAGATGGATGGTACCAAACTCAAG gctcTGGGTGTGTTAAACTCATCAGATCGCAGTGTTCTGAAGCGTCGCATTAAAGCCATACACACTGCAGCGGAGAAGGAAAGGAAGGCTCTGGACAAGCtggaaaaacagagagagaagcaGAGGAAGAAAGACCAAGAGCAAAGGaagagttaa